Below is a genomic region from Candidatus Dadabacteria bacterium.
GTCGATAATCATCGCGCTTATGGTGGGATAGAGAATTCCGTAACCCAGGCTGAAAACGAAAGAAACCAGAACAGCGCTCAAAGTGGAGTTTATGGAAAAAATCATCAGCAAGGACGACACCATGATAAGCATTGAAGGCAGGGCTATTTTCCTTCTCTCAACAATATCTGGAAGCTTTCCTCCCAGGATCCTGATTAATATGACGGTTACCGAATATGTAAGAAAAAAGCTCCACGCATGAATTCCGTTTTCCTCAAGAAAAACGGAGAAAAAATTAAGCATGCTTCCAAGCCCCACGGCAATTATAAGATTGACCAGCAGAAGCACGCGGAACCTCTCGGAGAAAACAACGTCGAAAAATCCGCTGAAAATGGATTTTTCGGATACCCTGAAGTTCCCCTCCCGCGAAAGAAAACACAGAACAAAGGCAAGCAGGCTAAACAAAGAGGTATAGAGAAAGAAGGTTGAGTAGCTGAATCTTTCGATCACAATTTCTCCGATAGTAGGTCCGACCGAGTAAGAAGCTACTGTGAAGGCTCCAAAAATGCCGAGTCCGTAAGCCCTTATTTCACTGGGAACATAGTCGGAAACCGCAGTAGCGGCTGAGGTGAAAAAAAAAGCGAAAGCAATTCCCTGCATGAGTCTCAGGAGAAATATCTTTACGTCAATATCCGATATAAAAATATAGAGAAAGGAAACCAGAAACATCAGAAAAGAACCCGCAAGCATGAACCTTCTTCGCCCGTAGTGGTCTATCAGATAAGCTGCGAAGGGGATAGCTCCTATTGAAGTTATGCCAAAGG
It encodes:
- a CDS encoding MFS transporter, with product MSFAQKYRDFSLVTLGNFFFFCNFSSFFLLPLFIKDIGGDEARIGYVMGTFGITSIGAIPFAAYLIDHYGRRRFMLAGSFLMFLVSFLYIFISDIDVKIFLLRLMQGIAFAFFFTSAATAVSDYVPSEIRAYGLGIFGAFTVASYSVGPTIGEIVIERFSYSTFFLYTSLFSLLAFVLCFLSREGNFRVSEKSIFSGFFDVVFSERFRVLLLVNLIIAVGLGSMLNFFSVFLEENGIHAWSFFLTYSVTVILIRILGGKLPDIVERRKIALPSMLIMVSSLLMIFSINSTLSAVLVSFVFSLGYGILYPTISAMIIDRALDDERGTAMGAFNMSFSIGINFFAFALGLIARDYGFSNMYSTTGMFMFAGCIIFTYKYFISAGRVKRLS